The genomic stretch ATTTAAGAAGAAAAGCCTTCCGACTGCACAATTGTACACTATATCCCTGATTTGTGATAAACTAAGCCATTATTCATCTAGTGCTTTCTAAAGATGGAAGGAAGTATCCGATATGTCTGATAATTCAAGACTATCTGCTCTGGGAGCCCAGCTTCTGGCTGAAGCAGAGAACATCTCAGAGGAAATGCGGGATTGGAGAAGGGATTTCCATCAGTTCCCCGAACTTGCGTTTGAAGAAAATATTACTGCCTCCAAAATAACAAGGGTGCTCGATTCTATCGAGGGTATGGAGGTCATCTCAGGTTTTGCAATTCCAACATCCGTTATCGGGATCCTGGGGAAAGACCTTCCGGGGCCTGCCATCCTTCTGCGCTCTTGTATGGATGCACTTGCTGTTGAAGAAGAGACCGGACTTTCCTTCTCTTCGTGCATGCCCGGCCTCATGCATGCCTGCGGACACGATGCCCATATGGCTTCCCTGCTTGGAGCAGCCAAAGTACTCTCCCTTCATATAGATGAATTAAAAAGAAAAGTTGTATTCCTTTTCCAGCCTGCAGGAGAGGGTAAGGGCGGAGCTAGGATACTTGTAGAAAACAGATTTCTAGAAACTTTCAACATAGGGAACGCAGCTTCTCTGCATTGGTGGTCAGAAATTCCATATGGGGAACTTTTCCTGCGCAAAGGAGTGCTGACAGCGCTGTCAGACAGGATACATATTGACATCCGAGGTACTGCCGGGCACGCTGCAGAACCTCATATGGCTATCGATCCAATAACGATCGCGTCTCACATAGTGATAGCGATACAGACGATGCTTACAAGAGAGATAGACCCAAGAGATCCGATAGTCGTATCTTTCGGACAGATCGAGGCAGGTTACGCTTATAATGTAATACCGGAACAGGTCAACATATGGGGAACACTGCGCGCTTTCAACCCAAAAACAAGGGATTTCGTCCAAAGTAGAATTGAAACTGTTGCGCCCGCAATTGCCAAAGCATTCAGAGGCCTTGCTTCAGTAGAATACACCAGGAATTACAGTCAGGTGGAAAATGACTCTGAAATGGTAGACAAGGTTGTAAATGTTGGTATTCCTTTCTTTGGTGAGGATGGCATTAAAATGTTGGAACGGCCGTTGCTCTCCGGAGAGGATTTTTCCTTCTTCAGTTCATGTGTCCCATCTGTCTTTATGCTTATGGGCACCGGGCTGGAATACGGTCTTCACCATCCCAGATATGACATCCCTGAGAGCATGCTGCCTTTTTCTGCTGCATGGGAATCATACATGGCATTGACGCTTTAATAGAGTGGAGGGGAAGCATTGGCTCCCAGACTTGAAGATATCATAATATCAAACCTTGAATCACTTCGGACAGAACCATTTATATGGTGGCAGAAAACATGGTGGTCAGGCGGCGCGTTTCTTGAACTGACAGAAGAATGCGAGAAAGGCTTCCGTTCAAGCGGCTTCAAGGCCGGACAAAGAATGGCTTTCCTTCTTCCCAACAGCCCAATACTGCTCGCATCAATGATAGCCATATGGAAGCTTGGAGGAACTGTAGTACCAAT from Synergistetes bacterium HGW-Synergistetes-1 encodes the following:
- a CDS encoding amidohydrolase, which gives rise to MSDNSRLSALGAQLLAEAENISEEMRDWRRDFHQFPELAFEENITASKITRVLDSIEGMEVISGFAIPTSVIGILGKDLPGPAILLRSCMDALAVEEETGLSFSSCMPGLMHACGHDAHMASLLGAAKVLSLHIDELKRKVVFLFQPAGEGKGGARILVENRFLETFNIGNAASLHWWSEIPYGELFLRKGVLTALSDRIHIDIRGTAGHAAEPHMAIDPITIASHIVIAIQTMLTREIDPRDPIVVSFGQIEAGYAYNVIPEQVNIWGTLRAFNPKTRDFVQSRIETVAPAIAKAFRGLASVEYTRNYSQVENDSEMVDKVVNVGIPFFGEDGIKMLERPLLSGEDFSFFSSCVPSVFMLMGTGLEYGLHHPRYDIPESMLPFSAAWESYMALTL